A window of Pedobacter lusitanus contains these coding sequences:
- a CDS encoding glycoside hydrolase family 2 TIM barrel-domain containing protein, which yields MILKGGCSIFVGLLFVAECVFAQQGTTVYPRLSPRPTETAGIATPVISLNGDWDFSIKGGQEKKKIIVPGEWEMQGFKVAAGETAVYSRGISIPGNWKNKKVKIRFDGVSSHAVVRLNGEIVTEHEGSFVPFEADITKFIQDGHNLLTVEVQALTISDILACTSQYAAHTVGGILRKAMIFALPDMNIADAAITTVFDKQYKDATLLINTSVANESNENGGAVIRYRLKDAAGKVVAEKSVNITAIKPAGEEQFKISIPVRKPMQWNTEQPYLYQLETTLSYQGKMTEKLSDKVGFRQVEIKGNRVFVNGSPIKLRGVNRHSVHPLTGRSIAPGLERKDAELFREGNCNYIRTSHYPPSEEFLDAADELGLFVEDESSLTWIEHGASPIWKLWNYKDERFLPYMINANVEKMQAGKNHPSVIIWSMGNESRWSPLWAKVQTVVKQLDPSRPTSFHDQCWGGFNNAGSKADIAVYHYPGINGPAKADTMNRPVLFGEYAHVSDYNRRELITDPGVRAAYGVPLVKMYDSMYVHKGNLGGAIWSGIDDVFHMPDGRIVGYGPWGPLDAWRRPKPEYWGMKKAYSPVVIKNIDKPVITDGKLRLEIENRYDFISLKNVLISCKVDGAEVKISSDILPHSKGYLIIPVNKQSQQVELSFKDPRGFIINEERISIHGQTRTELLTKAGSTQDFSFTQNDQAYLIHLAGVVYTLSKATGIITSGKKDGKLVLSRGPVLSIVPMNEEDGGKPNVAGETYQNNIYVLKDYPLYTLFANEIKTEKTDSTMIFSVKATYTDAKGDIQYLFSKNGQVKVSYTVDYKGKEEKPRQYGMLMELPPVYTQLDWKREGAFTAYFAVDIARAEGHAELNAKWLPGVEEFGKVPAKDWKDDTNEMGSNDFRSTKEQIFNVALTDKQGSGVYVLSNGKQASRSWLQDQHIQLLIADYSNSGSEPFYGSPFTENRINIKNKQLKGNVTFLIK from the coding sequence ATGATATTAAAAGGAGGCTGTAGCATTTTTGTTGGCTTGCTATTCGTAGCCGAATGCGTTTTTGCACAGCAGGGTACAACTGTATATCCTCGTTTATCTCCCAGACCTACAGAGACAGCGGGTATAGCTACACCGGTAATTTCTCTGAACGGAGATTGGGATTTTTCAATTAAAGGAGGACAGGAGAAGAAGAAAATCATTGTTCCGGGAGAATGGGAAATGCAGGGTTTTAAAGTCGCTGCCGGAGAGACTGCTGTATATAGCCGCGGGATCAGTATCCCAGGTAACTGGAAAAATAAAAAAGTTAAAATCAGGTTTGATGGAGTCAGCTCTCATGCTGTTGTCAGGCTTAACGGTGAAATTGTAACTGAACATGAAGGTAGTTTTGTTCCTTTTGAAGCCGATATAACGAAATTCATTCAGGATGGTCATAATCTCTTAACTGTCGAAGTACAGGCATTGACAATCAGTGATATTCTGGCGTGCACCTCTCAGTATGCTGCCCATACTGTAGGCGGGATTTTGCGTAAAGCCATGATATTTGCCTTACCTGATATGAATATTGCTGATGCGGCAATAACTACTGTTTTTGATAAACAGTATAAAGACGCAACTCTGTTAATTAATACCTCTGTTGCAAATGAAAGTAATGAAAATGGCGGGGCTGTAATCCGATACAGGCTTAAGGATGCTGCGGGTAAAGTTGTAGCAGAGAAATCAGTTAATATTACTGCAATAAAGCCGGCAGGAGAAGAACAGTTCAAGATTTCCATTCCTGTCAGAAAACCAATGCAGTGGAATACAGAACAGCCTTATTTATATCAATTGGAAACGACTTTATCCTATCAGGGAAAGATGACTGAAAAGTTATCTGATAAGGTAGGTTTCCGGCAGGTTGAAATTAAAGGGAACCGCGTTTTTGTAAATGGTTCCCCAATTAAACTGCGGGGCGTAAACAGGCATTCTGTACACCCTTTAACCGGAAGAAGCATTGCACCTGGACTGGAACGCAAGGATGCTGAACTGTTTCGGGAAGGGAACTGTAATTATATCAGAACCTCACACTATCCGCCTTCAGAAGAATTCCTGGATGCAGCAGATGAGCTGGGTTTATTTGTTGAGGATGAGTCTTCTTTAACCTGGATTGAACACGGGGCTTCACCGATATGGAAATTATGGAATTATAAGGATGAACGTTTTTTACCTTATATGATTAATGCCAACGTAGAGAAGATGCAGGCAGGTAAAAATCATCCTTCGGTTATCATCTGGTCAATGGGTAACGAATCCAGATGGAGTCCGTTATGGGCAAAAGTACAGACCGTTGTGAAACAGCTTGACCCCAGTCGTCCAACTTCATTTCATGATCAGTGCTGGGGTGGATTTAATAATGCAGGCAGCAAGGCTGATATAGCAGTATATCATTATCCGGGGATAAATGGTCCGGCGAAAGCTGATACCATGAACCGTCCTGTATTGTTTGGAGAATATGCCCATGTATCTGATTATAATCGCCGGGAATTGATTACAGATCCGGGGGTACGTGCCGCTTATGGGGTTCCGCTGGTTAAAATGTATGATTCTATGTATGTGCATAAGGGAAATCTTGGTGGTGCAATCTGGAGTGGAATAGACGATGTTTTTCATATGCCGGATGGCCGTATAGTCGGATATGGCCCCTGGGGCCCGCTCGATGCATGGAGAAGACCTAAACCTGAGTATTGGGGAATGAAAAAGGCTTATTCACCCGTGGTTATTAAAAATATTGATAAACCTGTTATTACCGATGGAAAACTACGTCTGGAAATTGAGAACCGCTATGATTTCATCTCCTTAAAAAATGTACTGATCAGCTGTAAAGTAGATGGTGCTGAGGTGAAGATCAGTTCTGATATTTTGCCGCATTCAAAAGGATATCTCATTATTCCTGTGAACAAACAGAGTCAGCAGGTTGAACTTTCTTTTAAAGATCCAAGGGGTTTTATCATCAATGAAGAACGGATCAGTATTCATGGCCAAACCAGGACAGAATTGCTTACTAAAGCAGGTTCAACGCAGGATTTTTCCTTTACGCAAAATGATCAGGCATATCTGATTCATCTTGCAGGGGTTGTTTATACTTTAAGTAAGGCAACAGGTATCATTACCAGCGGGAAAAAAGATGGAAAACTGGTTTTATCCAGAGGCCCGGTTTTGAGTATTGTACCTATGAATGAAGAGGATGGGGGCAAACCTAATGTTGCGGGAGAAACTTATCAGAATAATATTTATGTTTTGAAAGACTATCCTTTGTATACTTTGTTCGCCAATGAAATTAAAACGGAAAAGACAGATAGCACAATGATTTTTTCTGTAAAGGCTACTTATACAGATGCAAAGGGGGATATCCAATATCTCTTTTCGAAAAACGGACAGGTAAAAGTGAGTTATACAGTTGACTATAAAGGGAAAGAGGAAAAGCCACGTCAGTATGGAATGCTGATGGAATTACCACCGGTTTATACGCAGCTGGACTGGAAGCGCGAAGGTGCCTTTACAGCGTATTTTGCGGTTGATATTGCCAGAGCTGAAGGGCATGCGGAGTTAAATGCAAAATGGTTACCAGGGGTAGAAGAATTTGGCAAAGTACCGGCAAAAGACTGGAAAGATGATACGAATGAGATGGGATCAAATGATTTCAGGTCTACTAAAGAACAAATCTTTAATGTAGCTTTAACTGATAAGCAGGGCTCAGGTGTTTATGTTTTATCCAACGGTAAACAGGCTTCCAGAAGCTGGTTGCAGGATCAGCATATTCAGCTTTTGATAGCAGATTATAGCAACAGCGGGTCAGAACCATTTTACGGATCTCCGTTTACTGAAAACAGGATCAATATCAAAAATAAACAACTGAAGGGTAATGTAACCTTCCTGATTAAATAG